One Sinorhizobium mexicanum genomic region harbors:
- the parC gene encoding DNA topoisomerase IV subunit A: protein MGQSLLPPSGGDDNIQPVDLKAALEERYLAYALSTIMHRALPDVRDGLKPVHRRIIHAMSEMGLRPNSSFKKCARIVGDVIGKFHPHGDQSVYDALVRLAQDFSQRYPVVDGQGNFGNIDGDNAAAYRYTEAKMTEVAALLLEGIDQDAVDFRPTYNEEDQEPVVLPGAFPNLLANGASGIAVGMATSIPPHNAHELCDAALHLIRHPDATVEDLLFDPANPQKGGIEGPDLPTGGVIVESRASMIESYRTGRGGFRVRARWVSEDLGRGGYQIVVTEIPYQVQKSRLIEKIAELLVARKLPLLEDIRDESAEDVRIVLVPKSRSVDAGILMESLFKLTELESRIPLNMNVLSMGRVPRVMALNEVLTEWLAHRREVLQRRSRHRLAAIDRRLEILGGYLVAYLNIDEVIRIIREEDEPKAVMMERFTLTDLQAESILNMRLRSLRKLEEFEIRTEFDALSKEKAEIEALLASDEKQWQAVAWEIGEVKKKFAKATELGKRRSTFADAPEADVEAIQQAMIEKEPITVVISEKGWIRALKGHISDTSSLQFKEGDALKVAFPAQTTDKILIFTTGGKVYTLGGDKLPGGRGHGEPLRIMVDMENDQDVLTALVHDPARKLIISSAAGNGFVVTESDIVANTRKGKQVMNVGMPDEAKLVVPVKGDHVAVVGENRKMLVFPLVQIPEMARGKGVRLQRYKDGGISDIRCFTIAEGLTWEDSAGRVFTKMKDELIEWLGDRAAAGRAVPKGFPRSGKFNG from the coding sequence ATGGGACAAAGCCTTTTGCCGCCATCGGGCGGGGACGACAACATTCAGCCGGTTGACCTCAAGGCGGCGCTGGAAGAGCGCTATCTCGCCTATGCCTTGTCAACCATTATGCATCGCGCGCTACCGGACGTCCGCGACGGCCTGAAACCCGTCCACCGCCGGATCATCCACGCCATGAGCGAGATGGGGCTGAGACCCAATTCCTCCTTCAAGAAATGCGCGCGTATCGTCGGCGACGTCATCGGTAAGTTCCATCCGCATGGCGACCAGTCCGTCTATGATGCCCTTGTGCGCCTCGCGCAGGATTTCTCGCAGCGTTACCCGGTTGTCGACGGACAGGGCAACTTCGGCAATATCGACGGCGACAATGCCGCCGCCTACCGTTACACCGAAGCGAAGATGACCGAGGTTGCGGCCCTTCTTCTCGAAGGTATCGATCAGGACGCCGTCGATTTCCGCCCGACCTACAACGAGGAAGACCAGGAGCCGGTCGTGCTTCCCGGCGCTTTCCCGAATCTTCTCGCGAACGGCGCCTCGGGTATCGCCGTCGGCATGGCCACCTCCATTCCGCCGCACAACGCCCATGAGCTTTGCGACGCGGCCCTCCATCTCATCCGCCATCCGGATGCGACGGTCGAGGACCTGCTGTTCGATCCCGCCAACCCACAGAAGGGTGGCATCGAGGGGCCGGATTTGCCGACGGGCGGCGTGATCGTCGAAAGCCGGGCTAGCATGATCGAGTCCTACCGGACCGGTCGCGGCGGCTTCCGGGTCCGCGCGCGTTGGGTTTCGGAGGATCTCGGCCGCGGCGGCTATCAGATCGTCGTCACGGAGATTCCCTATCAGGTCCAGAAGTCGCGGCTGATCGAGAAGATTGCCGAGCTGCTCGTTGCCCGCAAATTGCCGCTGCTCGAGGACATTCGCGACGAATCGGCCGAAGACGTGCGCATCGTGCTCGTGCCGAAAAGCCGCTCGGTCGATGCCGGCATCCTGATGGAATCGCTGTTCAAGCTGACCGAGCTCGAAAGCCGCATTCCGCTCAACATGAACGTGCTGTCGATGGGCCGCGTGCCGCGCGTCATGGCGCTGAACGAGGTGCTGACGGAGTGGCTGGCTCACCGGCGCGAGGTGTTGCAGCGGCGCTCGCGCCATCGGCTGGCCGCGATCGACCGCCGACTGGAAATTCTCGGTGGTTATCTCGTCGCCTACCTCAACATCGATGAGGTGATCCGGATCATCCGCGAGGAGGACGAGCCGAAGGCGGTGATGATGGAGCGTTTTACGCTCACCGATCTCCAGGCCGAATCGATCCTCAACATGCGCCTGCGCTCCTTGCGCAAGCTCGAGGAATTCGAGATCCGGACGGAGTTCGATGCGCTGTCGAAGGAAAAGGCGGAGATCGAGGCGTTGCTTGCCTCTGATGAGAAGCAGTGGCAGGCCGTCGCCTGGGAAATCGGCGAGGTCAAGAAGAAGTTCGCCAAGGCGACCGAGCTTGGCAAGCGTCGCAGCACTTTTGCCGATGCGCCGGAGGCCGATGTCGAGGCCATTCAGCAGGCGATGATCGAGAAGGAACCGATCACCGTCGTCATTTCGGAAAAAGGCTGGATCCGCGCCCTGAAGGGACACATCTCCGACACGTCATCGCTCCAGTTCAAGGAGGGAGACGCGCTGAAAGTGGCTTTCCCGGCGCAGACGACGGACAAGATCCTCATCTTCACGACGGGCGGCAAGGTCTACACCCTTGGCGGCGACAAGCTGCCCGGCGGGCGCGGCCATGGCGAACCCTTGCGCATCATGGTCGACATGGAGAACGATCAGGACGTGCTGACCGCCCTAGTCCATGATCCGGCACGCAAGCTCATCATTTCATCCGCTGCAGGAAACGGCTTCGTCGTTACCGAAAGCGATATCGTCGCCAATACCCGCAAGGGAAAACAGGTGATGAACGTCGGCATGCCGGACGAGGCGAAGCTCGTCGTTCCCGTCAAGGGCGATCATGTCGCCGTCGTCGGCGAAAACCGCAAGATGCTTGTTTTCCCGTTGGTGCAGATCCCCGAAATGGCGCGCGGCAAGGGCGTCCGGCTGCAGCGCTACAAGGATGGTGGCATTTCCGACATTCGATGCTTTACCATTGCGGAGGGGCTCACCTGGGAAGACAGCGCCGGTCGCGTCTTCACCAAGATGAAGGATGAACTGATCGAGTGGCTCGGCGACCGTGCCGCGGCCGGACGAGCCGTGCCGAAGGGCTTCCCGCGCAGCGGCAAGTTCAACGGATGA
- a CDS encoding ArsR/SmtB family transcription factor — protein MASALDAALLALADPIRRRIFEVLFAGATRAAEIATAVGMKRDDLSGHLAIMESAGLIARQQSEGGEIVTADPAPLEIVAKWINTNRELWTMRSQMQSVSHEPGPGDEGQ, from the coding sequence ATGGCCTCCGCTCTTGACGCAGCCTTGCTGGCGCTTGCCGATCCGATACGCCGCCGCATATTCGAGGTCTTGTTTGCAGGCGCGACGCGTGCCGCGGAGATTGCCACTGCCGTCGGCATGAAACGGGATGACCTTTCCGGTCATCTTGCCATCATGGAAAGCGCAGGCCTGATTGCCCGGCAACAGAGCGAGGGCGGGGAGATCGTCACCGCCGATCCGGCGCCGCTCGAGATCGTGGCGAAGTGGATCAATACCAATCGCGAACTCTGGACAATGCGCTCGCAGATGCAGAGCGTTTCGCACGAGCCTGGACCCGGCGACGAGGGACAGTGA
- a CDS encoding DMT family transporter, with product MTPSSDAARHRRGLAITGLGGLALSFDIPLIRSANGEVWSILALRSLSTFFVALAAWFVLNRVLGRRVALIPGKAGLVAGLFYAINSFTFLLAVFNTSTANVVFVLAFTSMFAALLSWIFLKERPSNATLMTMAVMVFGVGVIVQDGLESGHLFGDAMAACSAFLLAGAITIARRSGRDMALVPLTTAIFPAVAAFVLLPSSGISIAEPGYILFNGLVMIPLAFFCLATGPRFLSAPEVGMFYLLETILAPIWVWIVFSETPTTQTLLGGAILIFALIGHSLWQIRSRAMKAQMQCAELG from the coding sequence TTGACACCTTCCTCTGACGCCGCCCGGCACCGGCGCGGCCTTGCCATCACCGGCCTCGGCGGCCTCGCCCTTTCCTTCGACATTCCGCTTATCCGTTCGGCGAACGGCGAGGTCTGGTCGATTCTCGCCTTGCGCAGCCTTTCAACCTTCTTCGTCGCACTTGCGGCCTGGTTCGTGCTCAATCGCGTACTTGGCCGCCGCGTTGCATTGATTCCCGGTAAGGCGGGTCTGGTCGCCGGTCTGTTCTACGCCATCAATTCCTTCACCTTCCTGCTCGCCGTGTTCAACACCTCGACGGCAAACGTCGTCTTCGTGCTGGCCTTCACGTCGATGTTCGCGGCGCTCCTCTCCTGGATTTTCCTCAAGGAACGGCCCTCGAACGCCACCCTCATGACGATGGCCGTTATGGTTTTCGGCGTCGGGGTGATCGTGCAGGACGGGCTCGAAAGCGGACATCTCTTCGGTGACGCGATGGCCGCGTGCTCCGCCTTCCTCCTGGCAGGCGCGATCACCATCGCGCGCAGGAGCGGCCGGGACATGGCGCTGGTGCCGCTGACGACGGCAATCTTCCCCGCCGTCGCCGCCTTCGTGCTCCTGCCGTCGAGCGGTATTTCGATTGCGGAACCCGGCTACATCCTCTTCAACGGCCTGGTGATGATCCCGCTTGCCTTCTTCTGCCTCGCGACGGGCCCGCGGTTTCTTTCCGCGCCGGAGGTCGGCATGTTCTATCTGCTGGAGACGATCCTCGCTCCGATCTGGGTGTGGATCGTCTTTTCGGAAACGCCAACGACGCAGACACTCCTTGGGGGAGCCATCCTCATCTTCGCCCTGATCGGCCATTCGCTCTGGCAGATCCGCAGCAGGGCGATGAAGGCGCAGATGCAATGTGCGGAACTTGGATAG
- a CDS encoding arginyltransferase: MNTQTTPSPQFYLTAPAPCPYLPNEMERKVFTHMVGERAPELNDLLTQGGFRRSQNIAYRPACETCRACVSVRILANEFAPTRSMRRVLAANRDVVSAEYPAEPSSEQYNLFRRYLDRRHQKGGMSDMSVLDYAMMVEDTHVHTKIIEYRLRIEGDSINDKARGPLVATALTDRMSDGLSMVYSFFDPALSERSLGTFMILDHIRRAKERGLPHVYLGYWVKGSRKMGYKTKFLPQEHLMARGWERYCGDDDAPTETD, from the coding sequence ATGAACACGCAGACCACACCGTCTCCACAATTCTACCTGACTGCACCGGCACCCTGCCCGTATCTGCCGAACGAGATGGAGCGAAAGGTCTTCACCCACATGGTGGGCGAACGGGCCCCGGAACTGAACGATCTCCTGACGCAGGGCGGCTTCCGCCGCTCCCAGAACATCGCCTACCGGCCGGCCTGCGAAACCTGTCGCGCTTGCGTCTCGGTGCGCATCCTTGCGAACGAGTTCGCGCCGACGCGTTCGATGCGTCGGGTGCTCGCCGCCAATCGGGACGTGGTGTCGGCCGAATACCCCGCCGAACCCTCGAGTGAACAATACAACCTCTTCCGCCGCTATCTCGACCGGCGGCATCAGAAGGGCGGCATGTCCGACATGTCGGTGCTCGATTACGCCATGATGGTCGAGGACACCCACGTGCATACGAAGATCATCGAATACCGCTTGCGGATCGAAGGCGACAGCATCAACGACAAGGCCAGGGGACCATTGGTCGCCACCGCCCTGACCGACCGTATGAGCGACGGCCTATCGATGGTTTACTCCTTCTTCGATCCGGCCCTCTCGGAGCGTTCGCTCGGCACCTTCATGATCCTCGATCATATTCGCCGGGCGAAGGAGCGCGGCCTTCCCCATGTCTATCTGGGTTATTGGGTGAAGGGCTCGCGCAAAATGGGGTATAAAACAAAGTTTTTGCCGCAAGAGCACCTTATGGCCCGTGGGTGGGAACGCTATTGTGGCGACGATGACGCACCCACCGAAACGGACTGA
- a CDS encoding RDD family protein, whose protein sequence is MSMHNEQVRFPSDDWRAYQGVLSRRVFAFIIDYVIIALLWIPAAVVVFFLGILTLGLGFLLYPVLFALVAMLYFGMTVGGREQASPGMRIMGVAIARTDGRPMDFLTAIVHLVIFWIANALLTPLILLIGLFTDRGRLLHDLLIGTVTVRRDMY, encoded by the coding sequence ATGAGCATGCATAACGAACAAGTCAGATTCCCGAGCGATGACTGGCGCGCCTATCAGGGCGTGCTGTCGCGGCGAGTCTTTGCCTTCATCATCGACTACGTGATCATTGCCCTGCTCTGGATTCCGGCGGCGGTCGTCGTGTTTTTCCTGGGCATTCTCACGCTTGGCCTCGGGTTCCTCCTCTATCCCGTGCTCTTCGCCCTTGTGGCAATGCTCTATTTCGGGATGACCGTCGGCGGCCGCGAGCAGGCCTCGCCGGGCATGAGAATCATGGGCGTGGCGATCGCCCGGACGGACGGACGGCCGATGGATTTTCTGACAGCGATCGTTCATCTGGTGATCTTCTGGATCGCCAACGCGCTGTTGACACCGCTCATCCTGCTGATCGGTCTCTTCACCGACCGCGGCCGGCTTTTGCACGACCTTCTGATCGGCACGGTCACGGTACGCCGCGATATGTACTAA
- the hemB gene encoding porphobilinogen synthase: MSDNTNLVDRITGHRRMRRNRKADWTRRLVRENRLTVDDLIWPIFIVPGSGIVQPIDAMPGVNRMSVDKAVEAVKEAADLGIPAVATFPNIDMALRDETGSNSLAADNLINEATRAIKRAVPNIGIITDVALDPFTSHGHDGILRDGEIVNDETVEVVARAAVTQADAGSDIIAPSDMMDGRIGAIRQALDAAGHQNVGVMSYATKFASAFYGPYREAIGTGGLLKGDKKTYYIDPANGTEAIRDAALDVEEGADMLMVKPGLPYLDICWRMKEAFGLPVFAYQVSGEYAQVKAAAANGWIDGERVMLETLLAFKRAGCDGILSYFSVEVARILAKR, translated from the coding sequence GCGACGGCTGGTGCGGGAAAACCGCCTGACCGTCGACGATCTGATCTGGCCGATCTTCATCGTGCCGGGCAGCGGCATCGTCCAGCCGATCGACGCCATGCCGGGGGTCAACCGCATGAGCGTCGACAAAGCGGTCGAGGCGGTGAAAGAGGCGGCCGACCTTGGCATCCCGGCAGTTGCCACGTTTCCGAACATCGACATGGCGTTGCGTGACGAAACCGGCTCCAATAGCCTCGCCGCAGACAACCTGATCAACGAGGCGACCCGGGCGATCAAGAGGGCGGTGCCGAACATCGGCATCATCACCGACGTCGCACTCGACCCGTTCACCAGCCATGGCCATGACGGGATCCTCCGCGACGGCGAGATCGTAAACGACGAAACCGTGGAGGTTGTCGCCAGGGCAGCGGTGACGCAGGCCGATGCGGGATCGGACATCATTGCCCCGTCCGACATGATGGACGGGCGCATCGGCGCGATCCGGCAGGCGCTCGACGCCGCCGGCCACCAGAATGTCGGCGTCATGTCCTATGCGACGAAATTCGCCTCCGCCTTCTACGGCCCCTACCGTGAGGCAATCGGCACCGGCGGTCTGCTCAAGGGCGACAAGAAGACCTACTACATCGACCCGGCCAACGGTACCGAGGCGATCCGCGATGCCGCGCTTGATGTCGAGGAAGGCGCCGACATGCTCATGGTCAAACCGGGCCTGCCCTATCTCGACATCTGCTGGCGGATGAAGGAGGCCTTTGGCCTGCCGGTTTTCGCCTATCAGGTTTCCGGAGAGTATGCGCAGGTGAAGGCCGCTGCGGCCAATGGCTGGATCGATGGCGAACGGGTCATGCTGGAAACGCTGCTGGCCTTCAAGCGGGCGGGCTGCGACGGAATATTGAGCTATTTTTCGGTCGAAGTGGCGCGCATCCTGGCAAAACGCTAA